A section of the Catalinimonas alkaloidigena genome encodes:
- a CDS encoding universal stress protein — protein sequence MKTLVCPTDFSEIAENGARYAYDLAQSLQFRLLLLHAFHLSELAPVDGTYVPERVVDDLAAQCDDKLHTLAQQLGQEQPEGTAVEVITRSRSGFALEAIIAEAEAQQAALIVMGTGGDSGLAKLLGTLTAEVAVKAPCPVLVVPEGQVWEPFRKIAVVVDEHERLSDELPVVLAMARQSNAQLFFFHALTEADDQTKHETMKRFEHIYQTVDYPQVSCHFNEHASVEDGILEFIQWLGADLLVMTHHTRRFWQALFHRSWTRRLAQHTHLPLLVLHDAQA from the coding sequence ATGAAAACCCTCGTTTGCCCCACCGATTTCAGCGAAATAGCCGAGAACGGCGCCCGCTATGCCTACGACCTGGCTCAGTCCCTCCAGTTCCGTCTGCTGCTGCTCCACGCGTTTCATCTGTCCGAACTGGCTCCGGTCGACGGGACGTACGTACCCGAGCGCGTGGTCGACGATCTGGCAGCGCAGTGCGATGACAAATTGCATACTCTGGCCCAGCAGTTAGGGCAGGAGCAACCCGAGGGCACGGCCGTCGAGGTGATCACCCGGAGCCGCTCCGGCTTTGCGCTGGAGGCCATCATTGCCGAGGCTGAAGCGCAGCAGGCCGCGTTGATCGTGATGGGCACCGGGGGCGACAGTGGGCTGGCCAAGCTGCTGGGCACCCTCACGGCCGAGGTAGCTGTAAAAGCGCCGTGCCCGGTCCTGGTGGTGCCGGAGGGGCAGGTATGGGAGCCGTTTCGCAAAATCGCCGTGGTGGTAGACGAGCACGAGCGTCTGTCGGACGAATTGCCGGTGGTGTTGGCCATGGCGCGCCAGAGTAACGCGCAGCTTTTCTTCTTCCATGCCCTGACCGAGGCCGACGACCAGACCAAACACGAAACCATGAAACGTTTCGAGCACATCTACCAGACGGTCGACTATCCGCAGGTTTCCTGTCATTTCAACGAACACGCTTCGGTCGAAGACGGCATCCTGGAATTTATTCAGTGGCTGGGGGCCGATCTGCTCGTCATGACCCACCACACGCGGCGCTTCTGGCAGGCGCTGTTTCACCGCAGCTGGACCAGACGCCTGGCGCAGCATACCCACCTGCCGCTGCTCGTACTGCACGACGCTCAGGCTTAA
- a CDS encoding MBL fold metallo-hydrolase → MHVHTFYNPTLAHASYAVCSGREIALVDPGRDPEPYLAYARQHFGRIVAVLETHPHADFASSHLEFHEKHGAVIYVNPRARVTYPHRAVDEGDWIRVGNVGLQTRYTPGHSLDHNAYLLRDELGEPHAIFTGDSLLMGDVGRPDLHEGDLPISISRRVLAELMYKTLQRVYEPLQEDILIYPTHGSGSLCGRQIRSERYSTLGWEKRNNWAFRTSGRKEFIQNLLENPPFRPPYFSFDIIQNRAGFPAYAESLQQVRWMGPHTRRDARVTVIDTRRSEAFRAGHVAGAINLRCAPDDKFETWLGTLVRPYEPFYLVVEDTAAAGSVLRRIASIGYEKQLLGVQCNPDDGLEREQVLNLTNFRMHPDEYTILDVRLPAEAKAKRYFAHAHAIPLPELKRRMSEVPTELPIVVHCAGGYQSAAGASMLSERFRGLVPVYDLGEAVHEFAPLAQSSVV, encoded by the coding sequence ATGCACGTTCACACCTTTTATAATCCTACGTTGGCGCATGCGTCTTACGCCGTTTGCAGTGGTCGCGAAATTGCCCTGGTAGACCCCGGGCGCGACCCGGAGCCGTACCTTGCTTACGCGCGTCAGCACTTCGGTCGCATTGTGGCCGTGCTGGAAACGCATCCCCATGCCGACTTTGCCAGCAGCCATCTGGAGTTTCACGAGAAGCATGGCGCCGTTATCTATGTCAATCCGCGGGCACGGGTCACATACCCCCACCGCGCGGTCGACGAAGGGGACTGGATTCGGGTGGGGAACGTGGGGCTGCAAACCCGCTACACGCCGGGCCACTCGCTCGACCACAACGCCTACCTGTTGCGCGATGAGCTGGGCGAGCCGCACGCCATTTTTACGGGCGATTCGCTGCTGATGGGCGACGTGGGGCGCCCCGACCTGCACGAAGGCGACCTGCCCATTTCGATCAGCCGTCGGGTACTGGCGGAGCTGATGTACAAGACGTTGCAACGCGTTTACGAACCCTTGCAGGAAGACATACTGATTTACCCCACGCACGGATCGGGTTCGTTGTGCGGCCGTCAGATCCGTTCGGAGCGGTACAGCACGCTGGGCTGGGAAAAGCGAAACAACTGGGCGTTTCGGACCAGCGGGCGCAAAGAGTTTATCCAGAACCTGCTGGAAAACCCGCCTTTTCGTCCGCCTTATTTCTCGTTCGACATCATCCAGAACCGGGCGGGCTTTCCGGCCTATGCCGAGAGTCTGCAGCAGGTACGGTGGATGGGACCCCACACCCGGCGCGATGCACGCGTCACCGTGATCGATACGCGGCGCTCGGAAGCGTTCCGGGCGGGCCATGTGGCCGGCGCCATCAACCTGCGGTGTGCGCCCGACGATAAGTTCGAAACCTGGCTGGGTACGCTGGTCCGGCCGTACGAACCGTTTTATCTGGTGGTAGAAGACACCGCCGCCGCCGGGTCGGTGCTACGCCGGATCGCGTCCATCGGGTACGAAAAACAGCTGCTGGGCGTGCAGTGCAATCCTGACGATGGCCTGGAGCGGGAACAGGTGCTCAACCTGACCAATTTCCGGATGCATCCGGACGAGTACACCATTCTGGACGTGCGCCTGCCGGCAGAAGCCAAAGCAAAACGTTATTTTGCACATGCCCATGCCATTCCACTGCCGGAACTGAAGCGGCGGATGTCGGAGGTGCCTACCGAACTCCCCATTGTGGTTCACTGTGCCGGTGGGTACCAGTCGGCGGCCGGTGCCAGCATGCTGTCCGAACGTTTTCGCGGACTGGTGCCGGTTTACGATCTGGGCGAAGCCGTCCACGAGTTTGCGCCGCTTGCGCAAAGCAGCGTCGTGTAG
- a CDS encoding universal stress protein has protein sequence MKKILVPLDFSAPSQQALHLAAQLARKASASLELMHVVELPPTYAYGAYSLAQGNLLTDWEEQAGQMLDTLRQNPDYADLTLHTFVDIGTPTQRIVQRARQTHASLIVMGSKGCTGLDELLFGSVAERVVRFAPCPVLVSKALVDLADIRRVVFVSDLMEEQSGVITALRDLLPFLGAELHVLYVVTPLDWVPSRVAEQRWNHFREQYGLEAQFHFYFEESKESGIRHFMEDLKGDMLAMGTHGRRGLQRFLAGGSLAEQVVNHTHQVIWTCPLERATDEDALPEAHNFASLAH, from the coding sequence ATGAAAAAGATTCTGGTTCCCCTCGATTTCTCGGCGCCGTCCCAACAGGCGTTGCACCTGGCTGCCCAACTGGCTCGGAAAGCTTCGGCTTCCCTCGAACTGATGCACGTGGTGGAGCTTCCACCCACCTACGCCTACGGCGCCTACAGCCTGGCGCAGGGCAATTTGCTGACCGACTGGGAAGAACAGGCTGGCCAGATGCTGGACACCCTGCGGCAGAATCCGGACTATGCCGACCTGACCCTGCACACGTTTGTGGACATCGGTACCCCCACGCAGCGCATCGTGCAGCGTGCCCGGCAGACCCACGCCAGCCTGATTGTAATGGGCTCGAAAGGCTGCACCGGACTCGACGAACTGCTGTTCGGGTCGGTTGCCGAGCGTGTGGTGCGGTTTGCTCCTTGTCCGGTGTTGGTCAGCAAAGCGCTGGTGGACCTGGCCGACATCCGTCGGGTGGTTTTTGTGAGCGACCTGATGGAAGAGCAGAGCGGGGTGATTACCGCCTTGCGCGACCTGCTGCCGTTTTTGGGGGCCGAGTTGCACGTGCTCTACGTCGTGACGCCCCTCGATTGGGTGCCGAGCCGCGTGGCCGAACAGCGCTGGAACCATTTCCGGGAGCAATACGGCTTGGAAGCGCAGTTTCACTTCTACTTCGAAGAGAGCAAAGAAAGCGGTATACGCCACTTTATGGAAGACCTGAAAGGCGATATGCTGGCCATGGGCACACACGGACGGCGGGGGCTGCAACGCTTCCTGGCCGGCGGGAGCCTGGCCGAACAGGTGGTCAACCACACCCATCAGGTCATCTGGACGTGTCCGCTGGAACGGGCAACCGACGAAGACGCGCTTCCGGAAGCGCACAATTTTGCCAGCCTGGCGCACTGA